The Prodigiosinella aquatilis region GGGGTGCATGGTCCGGTCAATGCCGCTTATTTGATCATAGAGGATTGCTGATACGGGCGACGGCACACCGCGCACATGAAGGCGCTTTGCTCGTGCGGCCAGTGACTTAGGGTGATCGCCAAAACAGTGATCACCCTAAGTCAATACGTAACACTTCCATACAGTCTGTCGGTTGTGAAGATATAATGTGTGGTCTATATTCATATCTATAAAAGGTAATGGCGTACTACCTTCCCCAACCGCTATAGAATATAGCTGATGACGCCTGGCTTACGTTTCCTTAATCAAGGAGGAGTATCGTATGTCAGGCTGTTTTCCTCGACATCTGTTTCTCTTCTGCACTATTTCAGGGGAGATTATGTGTTACATGACTGATTATAAAAATTCTGATACCGACATAATTAGCTGCGCCTGGTCAAGAGCCTGTGACATTCCATATTCCTCCGCTCATGGAGGTAAAACTTATCGGTCCCGATACTACCTGTCTGTCAGCGTCAATGAGCCGGGAAAAACCGTCTTCCGGGATTCACTCAATAACGTCAGCAACAAGAGAGACTGCCATGAATATCTATAAACACGCATTGGTTTTAATCCATGATGAGAAAGACGGCGCCGTTTTATTAAGGCACACGGCAAAGATTTCAGATAATGGCAATATGAAAATCACACTTGGACATATTAGTTTCAATTACCTTGCCATGAATTATATTTCTGACTCTCGTACGGAGGGTGTGCAATCAAGAGAAGTAATAGAAGCCAAGTCAATGTTTAGTAAAGTCGTTACGGCTGTTCCTGAAAATGTCGATACGGTCGTACTCGTCACATTACGCAGATTCGATGATGTTGAAAAACTTATCCATGAAAAAAATATAGATCTTGTCATCGCGGGTCATACTAATCGATTTTTGGGAATTATCAGTTCCCGTTCCCTTGAATTTATCAATCACCTCGACGTTGATGTGCTTATAAAACATATTAATGCTTAATTAGGAGTCATTATGAGCTTCAAAATTGAAAAAATCCTGGCCAGAGAGATTCTGGATTCCCGAGGCAACCCGACCGTTGAAGTAGAGGTATATACTCCCTGTGGCGCTTTTGCCAGAGCATCCGTACCCTCAGGCGCGAGCACTGGTGAGAGAGAAGCTATAGAGAGACGTGATGGAGACAAAAACCGGTTTGGCGGGAAAGGCGTCAAGAATGCGGTAAACAGCATCACCCATGAAATAAGCGATATGCTTATTGGTCAGGACATACGGGATCAAAAAGCAATTGATAATAAAATGATTGCGCTCGATGGCACAGAAAATAAAAGCAAACTGGGCGCCAATGCCATTCTGGGCGTTTCGCTGGCCGTGGCTCGTTTAACGGCGTCAGTCTATAACATGCCACTTTACCGTTATATCGGGGGAATGAGCGCCAATTTATTACCTGTACCCTGCATGAATATCATCAATGGCGGCGTTCACGCCCGGGGTCAGGGCGCAGATTTCCAGGAGTATATGATTGCGCCAGTAGGCGCACCTACTTTCCGTGAAGCCATGCGCTGGGGTAGCGAAGTTTATCAAACCTTAAGACAAATTCTCATCAGTAAAGGGTTGAGTGCCGGTGTCGGCGATGAAGGCGGGTTTGCACCTATCGTTTCATCCAATCGACAGCCGCTGGAACTGATTGTCCAGGCAATCGAGCAAGCCGGATATCGTCCTGGGGATGATATCGGAATATGTATGGACCCGGCATCAAGCGAATTCTGTAAAGAGGGTAAATATCATCTCCGTACCGAAAATGTCGCCTTAACATCCCAGGAAATGACAGATTATTATCAGGGGTTGATTAAAAACTTCCCCATCATTCTGCTTGAAGATGGCCTTGCAGAAGATGATTGGGACGGGTGGAAATACCTTAATGACACCATTGGGCACCAGGTGGAATTGGTCGGCGATGACCTGTTTGTTACCAACGTAAAATACATACAGCGTGGGATAGATGAACAGTTAGCCAATGCAGCATTGATAAAACTGAACCAGATTGGCTCATTGAGTGAAACCATCGATGCGGTTCACCTGTGCCATCAACATGGTTGGGGGACATTTATATCGCACCGTAGTGGCGAAACCGTGGATTCCTTTATTGCCGATATGACGGTCGGTTTGATGGCTGGTCATCTTAAAACCGGGGCACCATGTCGTGGTGAACGTATAGAAAAATACAATCAGTTAATGCGAATTGAAGAGGAACTTGGCAGTGCGGCAGTCTATGCAGGTAAATCAGCCTTCGTAACATACTAAAACCAATGTTTATCGGCAGAAGGAACGAACAATAATAGCGTCCACTGAGCATCGTCCGCTATGGACATGTTACATGGACGCTTAATTACTCGCCAACCTTCTGCCAATAATGAATAAAACGCTTAAACCACTTTCCTATTGTTCAAATCCCGATCCCGCTCACAGCGTGAGTAGTATCTGATGCGCCCCTGACACCACAGTAACCTGTACCGATCCTTCCTCAGCCTCAAATGGGATAGTCACATCATCCAGTGTTGCCTGCGCAATCCCCCGGCACCGGTGCGAATCATTCACCACGCGAATAGCATAGTGAGCGTCCCCCAGCGTGACAGCTGCTTCAAAACCCGGCCAGTGTGATGGAATACAAGGGCAAATAATCAACCGATCACCTTCACGATGAATGCCAAGAATGCCCTCGATACCCGCCCGGTACATCCACCCTGCCGAGCCGGTGTACCAGGTCCAGCCACCACGTCCGGTGTGAGGGGCAACGGAATAAACATCAGCAGCGATGACATAAGGTTCAACCCGGTATCGGGAAACCTGTTCCGGCGTTGAAGCGTGGTTGATTGGGTTAAGCAATGCAAACAGTTCTGCGGCTTTATTGCCTTCCCCCAGCTGGGCAAAAGCCAGCACCGCCCACAGCGCGGCATGGGTGTATTGCCCGCCATTTTCGCGAAGACCGGGTGGGTAGCCTTTGATGTAACCAGGATCATGCATAGTGTGATCAAACGGTGGCGTGAACAGCAAAGCAAGTCCCTCTTTTCGCCGAATCAGGTAGTCCTCCATCGAGGCCATAGCCAACGCCGCGCGCTCAGGGATGGCGGCACCGGAAAGTACCGCCCATGACTGCACGATCGAATCAATGACACACTCATCATTGCTATGACTGCCAAGCCAGGTGCCATCATCAAACGTTGCCCGGCGATACCAGGCACCGTCCCATGCTGTGCGCTCAATAGCCTGCCGCACCGACTCGGCATGCTCACGCCAGCGTGAGACGCGCTCCGCTTCCGAAGCATCGGCCAGTGGGGCAAAGATTTCTATTGTGCGGATGAGCAACCATCCCAGCCAGACACTTTCGCCTTTCCCGCCTTCCCCGACACGATTCATGCCATCGTTCCAATCCCCGCTCCCCATCAGCGGTAAACCATGAGTTCCGGTCAATGACAGGCACTGATCCAACCCTCGAGCACAGTGCTCAAACAGAGACGCTGACTCAGCGCACGGCATGGGCTGGAAGAAGATATCATGCTCATCCGGGGCAACCGGTGGCCCATCCAGAAAGCAGATGGACTCGGCCAGAACACTGTAATCCTGACTAACCTGCACATACGTTGCGGTGGCAAAAGCCAGCCAGACACGGTCATCAGAAATATGGGTTCTTACCCCGGCACCACTATGTGGCAGCCACCAATGCTGAAAATCACCTTCGACAAACTGTCGTCCAGCCGCCCGCAACAGGTGTTGCCGCGTCTCCTGAGGAGAGGAGAAGGTCAATGCCATGCCATCCTGTAACTGATCGCGGAAACCATATGCACCACTGGCCTGATAAAATCCACAACGGGCCTGAATACGGCATGACAACGTCTGATAGAGCAACCAGCCATTGAGCATAATGTCCATTGCTCTGTCTGGTGTTTTAACCTGTATCGCACCGGTTATGGCTTCCCAATGCGCTTCAACCTCACTCAGTACCTGATCCAGATCGATTTTCCGATATTTTTCAATCAGGTCTCTGACCTGTTCAACTGAGGTCCCTTGGCCGATACACCAGACTATCTCGGTCTGCTCTCCAGGAGCCAGATGGATCTGTGTCTGCAACACACTACAGGGGTCGACTCCGGCCGCTACATTCCCTGATAACTGGCGGTTTTCTATCAGTGCCGCTGGCAACCTCATTTGTCCATTACGACCGATAAATTCGGTTCTGTCGGCGGTCAATGATGACTGTTGACCCGCTAAATCAGCAAAACCGATGCGTCCTGGGAAACTGCCAGACCAGAGATTATTCACCAGCATCGCGCCCGTCTGTGTATCTACATGGCTGAGTAGATAAGGCGCGCTGGCGCTACGTAAACCACCCAGCACCCATTCGGCATAGGCAGTAATAGTCAAATAGCGCACTTGCGTTGAGGTGTTATGTACTTTCAGGCGAGATATTTTTATCGGATCAACCAGTGGGACATACTGTAATAACTCCAGCTCAATGCCATTGGCATTATGAGCAAACTTGCTATAACCCAGCCCGTGCCGGGCGACGTAGCACCCACCATCATTAATCGGCCATGCTGTTGGCGTCCATAGTACACCGCTGACATCATCATGTACGTACAGCGCTTCTCCACCAGGATCAGACACCGCATCATTACCCCAGGGCGTCAGCTGATTTTCACGGCTGTTTTCCGCCCAGGTGTAACCACTACCCACTTCCGACACCTGAAAACCAAACGTTGGGTTGGCAATAATATTCACCCACGGCGCAGGGGTTGTAAGCTCAGCCTCGAGGACCGTGACATATTCACGCCCCTGTCGGGCAAACCCGCCAATACCGTTAAAAAACTCGAGTTCCTCCGTCAACGGCATCTTGTCCGGCACACTCGGCTTTAACATGCGTGGCAGACGACGCCGAGGAGGTGCATACGGGATTAAGTCAAGTTGATGGGAAATTGCCCCTCGACGGGCAATCAACGATATTCTCGCTACCGATAACAGCAAGGCCCTCGACTCTTGCGACATTAAGTCAGCACGCAGGGCAAATACGGATCCCCGGGTCTGTGCCCCTCCCAAACGCGGTCTGGACTGGCTACTGTGAATCGCTGTTTCGATAGCCATCTGTAGATCCTGTATATAAGACGATGCGCGCTCATTAACGATGACCAGATCCACATTCAGCAACTTCATACGCCAATATTCATGCGCCCTCAGCAGTTGATGAACCTGGGCAATATCATCAATATCATCAATGCGTAACAACACAATGGGCAAATCACCCGAAATCGACATCGGCCAAAGACCCGACTGTGCTCCCGCACCACGGACTATCGATTCAACCGGGGCCCGAAAACGCGGATCGGCATAGAGTACCGGGGCCGCCAAACGTTGAAAATCCGCCGCTTCTTCCGCCTTAACACCAAGATGACGCAATTGCACCTGAGCCTGTGTCCAGGCAAAGGTTTTATCACGTTCAAACGCACTACGATCATGATGCTTATCGATCACATCAATCAGTTCTTCACGCGAGGTAGCGATAACGGTCCAGAACGCCAGACGAACCGTTTTACCAGCGGGAACCGTCACCTGCTGACGCAGTGAAAATATGGGATCAAGTACCGTGCCTGTGGTATTCGACAACGCCTTACGGCCTGAAATAGCATCGGCAGTCATAACTGATTTCCCCCGGCCGATAAAACGCGCACGGTCGGATTCATACTGTATTTCGCTGCCATCCGCCCCTTCCAGCACCATAAAATGTGCAGCCCAGACCGGATGCTCATCCTGGCTTCTTGGCCGACGGGTAGCAATTAATGCAGAAAATTCATCCAGATACTCTGTTTGTATAAATAAACGGGAAAAGGCTGTATGAGCATTATCGGCACTGGGCGGAGCCAGCACGATTTCCGCATAGGACGTCAGTTCAATGTCACGTTGCCGCCGGCCACTGTTCGTCAGGGTAATACGGCGTACTTCACCATCGCTTTCACACGAAACCAATATATCCATCGTAGTGGTCAATGTGCGTTCATAACGGATAAAGGAGGCGTGATCTTCCCCGAAAATAACATCGTGACGATGGGGTGGTTCGCCAATTGCACTATTGATGATGTTAGAAGGGGGCGGCAGATTTCCCGTCGGTTCCATTAACGGATGTTCGTCAGCCGCAGTCCAGATTCTTCCACTGCGCATATCACGTAACAGAATAAAACTCCCCCAGTGATCCCGGGTCGGATCTTCCCGCCAGCGTGTAACCGCTAACCCACGACAGTGACTATAACCGGATCCGGTTGTGGTGAGCATCACAGCATAGCGGCCATTGGAAAGTAAATGTGTTACAGGCGCTCCTGCGGGTATAGCGGAAAAACGCCGCAATATGGCCGTTTCATTAGTGCTTTCACTCCGGCTGTCTTTCACATCGTCTGGTAGCGGTTCAGCAATAGCGACGTGCACTGGCCGGCTTTCCTGTAACAGCAGGTTACAGGACTGGATCATCGGTTCACGATGAAAACGGCAGCGCATATTGCCATCATGTAACGTGTTGGCGATCGCCACCAGTGTCATCCCCTGATGGTGTGCCATGAAGCTGTAAACAATGGCCACCTTTTCATTATCTGGCAAGCGCGAAGGTGTAAAATCCATTGCTTCATAAAATCCATAGCGGCCAGAAGCCCCCAGCGCCGCCAAGCGCTCATAGTTTCGACAGGCGGCAAGCGGATCGATCATGGTTGCCAACCCGGTCGCATACGGCGCTACCACCAGATTATCCGCCAGTCCCCGTTTTAACCCCAGACCAGGAACACCGAAATTGGTGTATTGATAGATGAAATCGATATCACGCGCATTATAGGCCGATTCAGAAATGCCCCAGGGAAGTGATAGGCTTCGGCCATAAGTTTGCTGCTGCGCCACAATCAGACGGGTCGTCTGTTCCAGCAAACTCCCTAATGGAGCACGCATCAACAACGATGGCATCAGGTACTCGAACATCGAACCCGACCATGACATCAGTGCCGAGCTACGGCCGATACGCGTGGCACCCCGTCCCAGACGAAACCAGTGTCGAGTGCCGACATCGCCTTTGGCGATAGCAAACAGACTGGCTAATCGCGCCTCGGAAGCCAGCAGATCATAGCAACTGACATCAAGGCGATTTTCCGACATTAAATAGCCAATCGACAGCAGCTTACGCTCCGGGTCAACAAGAAACTTAAAGTCCATTTCCATCGCCATCGTCCGTGCCCGAGAAGCCAGGTTCTGCAACCGCTCAACCAGCATATCGCGCAGAGCACCAGAGCAGACCCGTTCCCTCTCCTGCTCAACTAACATCGATCGCGCGGCATTCATCCAGAAAATAGGGTCGGCGATCACACCATCATCAGTTCGCGGTAACAACACATAAGTTCGCTGCAACAACGGTTCCAACTGCACAAGAGATGCCGATAACAGACGTTCAGGGGCAAGATCACTGTTCAGTAAATGCTCAATATTGTCTAACGACTGGAGTAGCAAAGGCTCATTCTGAGTCTCCTGATGCCGAGAAAGCGCATCACGAATCAGTTGGAGATGGTCGGCTAATGGCTCACGAACATCCTGTTCCCAGCTCGCTTCCTGCCATAACTCACAGGCATTCGCCAATGCGATCAGATCACCAGCCAGATTGCCACTATCCACCGAAGAGACATAAGCCGGTAATAATGTCTGGAGCATCTGCGTGTCATACCAGTTAAGAAAATGGCCATTAAAACGCTGTAACTGATCCAGAGTGGTGAACGTCGCTTCCAGACGATCAAGCACATTCTCTATGCCAATCCAGCCAAAATCTCGCGCTGACACCGTGGAGAGTAAATACAGACCAATATTGGTGGGCGAGGTACGGTGAGCAATAACCGGTTTTGGACGCTCCTGAAAATTATCCGGTGGCAGGCCATGTTCATGCTCAGTGACAAAGGTTTCGAAAAAACGCCAGGTACGCCGGGCGATCAATCTCAACGCCTGTTTATCCGTCTCGCTAATGTCTTCCTCCCGTGTAATAGCACGCTCTTCACTGGCCCATAATGCCAACGCGGGTGCAGCTAACCATAGTAATGCCAGCGGAAGCCAAAGTGGCCAGTTCCAGGGTGACATCATCAGCGCGCCACCAACCACAATTACGCCAAGCAACAAACTGCCAGCCATGTAAACATAAAAACCCACCAGCGTCAGACGAGGACGCCGCCCGGATTCCGCCGCGGTCGTCCACTCCAGCAAATGCTTGCGGGTGATAGTCAAACGCACCAGGGTACGAGAGAGAGCATCAAGCACTCGCCAGCTATTATCGAGAAGAAACGCCAGCAAAAGGAAGACCTGCATGAATGCCAGTTTGAGGTCACTCAACAGATGTTCGAGGGGATGGCTCTGCTGCAATGACTTCTGGCGTGTCAGTCCCCACCAGCAGCGGGAAATGATATCCCAGAAAATCGGCAAATAAGCCGAGAATGCCAGCACCAACAGCACCGCGAGGAAACCTTTCCACGCCAGCGCCAACGGCAAGACGTTAAAAAGAAACATCATCAACAACAAACTGGGGGCTAAAAGCGAACGCCGTAGGTTATCAACCATCTTCCAGCGTCCTACTGCGGATAACGACGCCGTCTTGCCTGTAGCGGTATGCGCCAGCCCCAGGATCCACGGTAAGAGTTGCCAGTCACCACGCGTCCAGCGGTGTTGCCGCTGGACAACAACGTCATAGCGGGAGGGAAAAGTTTCGATCAGTTCAACATCCGATGCCAGTCCCGAACGGGCATAACTGCCCTCAAACAGATCATGGCTCAATAACGTGTTTTCAGGAATGCGTCCCTCTAATGCCCGTTCAAAAGCATCCACGTCATAGATTCCCTTTCCGGTATAGGAACCATTACCGAATAAATCCTGATAGACATCAGATACTGCGGCTTCATAAGGATTAATGCCCCCCGGCGCAGTGAAAATACGCTGATACCGTGACCCTTCATGTCCTGCGGGCAGCGATGGCGTAATACGGGGTTGCAAAATGGCATAACCGGCGACAATATGCTGACCGCTGGCATCCCAGCATGGCTGGTTAAGCGGGTGCGCCATTTTGCCAATCAGTTTTAATGCCGTATCACGAGGTAAAAGCGTATCCGCATCCAGCGTAATCACATAGCGGACATCCGGCGGGACATAAACAGCTTGTTGCTCAACCGGTATAAAACTGGTATCCGTAGCACCACGCAATAAGCGGTTAAGTTCGTGCAATTTTCCCCGTTTACGCTCCCAGCCCATCCACACATTTTCACTGGCGTTGAACAGTCTTTTACGATGCAGCAATAAAAAACGCCTGCCGGCAGGCCCCGGTTCATAGC contains the following coding sequences:
- a CDS encoding universal stress protein, with the protein product MNIYKHALVLIHDEKDGAVLLRHTAKISDNGNMKITLGHISFNYLAMNYISDSRTEGVQSREVIEAKSMFSKVVTAVPENVDTVVLVTLRRFDDVEKLIHEKNIDLVIAGHTNRFLGIISSRSLEFINHLDVDVLIKHINA
- the eno gene encoding phosphopyruvate hydratase, with the translated sequence MSFKIEKILAREILDSRGNPTVEVEVYTPCGAFARASVPSGASTGEREAIERRDGDKNRFGGKGVKNAVNSITHEISDMLIGQDIRDQKAIDNKMIALDGTENKSKLGANAILGVSLAVARLTASVYNMPLYRYIGGMSANLLPVPCMNIINGGVHARGQGADFQEYMIAPVGAPTFREAMRWGSEVYQTLRQILISKGLSAGVGDEGGFAPIVSSNRQPLELIVQAIEQAGYRPGDDIGICMDPASSEFCKEGKYHLRTENVALTSQEMTDYYQGLIKNFPIILLEDGLAEDDWDGWKYLNDTIGHQVELVGDDLFVTNVKYIQRGIDEQLANAALIKLNQIGSLSETIDAVHLCHQHGWGTFISHRSGETVDSFIADMTVGLMAGHLKTGAPCRGERIEKYNQLMRIEEELGSAAVYAGKSAFVTY
- a CDS encoding glucoamylase family protein, with translation MKIFSRSRFNSRESSSPWNDTLPVRGELFGPERLEQNGRTLATVQTVTSSPPFVPPLHHRLNDNAKVLLAAYRANAAELEKGRRVVPAAEWLLDNYHLVAEQIREVREDLPPHYYRQLPKLSQGPFVGYPRVFGLVWAFVAHTDSYIDPEALRRFITAYQEVQPLTIGELWAVAITLRIVLIENLRRLADQMTAGRLARAEAESVANNLLRAGDGQAALANEIARYNKAPLSDTFAAQLVKRLRDLDPRTTPALGWLEYRLSQQGSSMDEVVQSTQQRLGASNVTVRNIITSMRLISDMDWATFFESVSLVDVCLREGSAFDEMDFTTRNLYRSAIEHLGRRAPCTELDIAKEALLMAHGDPDLSPYDDLSARKRDPGYYLIAEGRPQLEAAIGFRPGAALCFNRFTRRVGMTGYLGSIGFFTALLFAGIGAILSFPVVSAVWLIFIGLVCLIPFSEVAIAWVNRLITALCGASPLAGLELLYGVPTRYRTMIVIPTLLSNEQDILQQIAQLEVHYLSSGQGDMTFALLTDGIDADTETIERDHALLSLASRTIQQLNDRYEPGPAGRRFLLLHRKRLFNASENVWMGWERKRGKLHELNRLLRGATDTSFIPVEQQAVYVPPDVRYVITLDADTLLPRDTALKLIGKMAHPLNQPCWDASGQHIVAGYAILQPRITPSLPAGHEGSRYQRIFTAPGGINPYEAAVSDVYQDLFGNGSYTGKGIYDVDAFERALEGRIPENTLLSHDLFEGSYARSGLASDVELIETFPSRYDVVVQRQHRWTRGDWQLLPWILGLAHTATGKTASLSAVGRWKMVDNLRRSLLAPSLLLMMFLFNVLPLALAWKGFLAVLLVLAFSAYLPIFWDIISRCWWGLTRQKSLQQSHPLEHLLSDLKLAFMQVFLLLAFLLDNSWRVLDALSRTLVRLTITRKHLLEWTTAAESGRRPRLTLVGFYVYMAGSLLLGVIVVGGALMMSPWNWPLWLPLALLWLAAPALALWASEERAITREEDISETDKQALRLIARRTWRFFETFVTEHEHGLPPDNFQERPKPVIAHRTSPTNIGLYLLSTVSARDFGWIGIENVLDRLEATFTTLDQLQRFNGHFLNWYDTQMLQTLLPAYVSSVDSGNLAGDLIALANACELWQEASWEQDVREPLADHLQLIRDALSRHQETQNEPLLLQSLDNIEHLLNSDLAPERLLSASLVQLEPLLQRTYVLLPRTDDGVIADPIFWMNAARSMLVEQERERVCSGALRDMLVERLQNLASRARTMAMEMDFKFLVDPERKLLSIGYLMSENRLDVSCYDLLASEARLASLFAIAKGDVGTRHWFRLGRGATRIGRSSALMSWSGSMFEYLMPSLLMRAPLGSLLEQTTRLIVAQQQTYGRSLSLPWGISESAYNARDIDFIYQYTNFGVPGLGLKRGLADNLVVAPYATGLATMIDPLAACRNYERLAALGASGRYGFYEAMDFTPSRLPDNEKVAIVYSFMAHHQGMTLVAIANTLHDGNMRCRFHREPMIQSCNLLLQESRPVHVAIAEPLPDDVKDSRSESTNETAILRRFSAIPAGAPVTHLLSNGRYAVMLTTTGSGYSHCRGLAVTRWREDPTRDHWGSFILLRDMRSGRIWTAADEHPLMEPTGNLPPPSNIINSAIGEPPHRHDVIFGEDHASFIRYERTLTTTMDILVSCESDGEVRRITLTNSGRRQRDIELTSYAEIVLAPPSADNAHTAFSRLFIQTEYLDEFSALIATRRPRSQDEHPVWAAHFMVLEGADGSEIQYESDRARFIGRGKSVMTADAISGRKALSNTTGTVLDPIFSLRQQVTVPAGKTVRLAFWTVIATSREELIDVIDKHHDRSAFERDKTFAWTQAQVQLRHLGVKAEEAADFQRLAAPVLYADPRFRAPVESIVRGAGAQSGLWPMSISGDLPIVLLRIDDIDDIAQVHQLLRAHEYWRMKLLNVDLVIVNERASSYIQDLQMAIETAIHSSQSRPRLGGAQTRGSVFALRADLMSQESRALLLSVARISLIARRGAISHQLDLIPYAPPRRRLPRMLKPSVPDKMPLTEELEFFNGIGGFARQGREYVTVLEAELTTPAPWVNIIANPTFGFQVSEVGSGYTWAENSRENQLTPWGNDAVSDPGGEALYVHDDVSGVLWTPTAWPINDGGCYVARHGLGYSKFAHNANGIELELLQYVPLVDPIKISRLKVHNTSTQVRYLTITAYAEWVLGGLRSASAPYLLSHVDTQTGAMLVNNLWSGSFPGRIGFADLAGQQSSLTADRTEFIGRNGQMRLPAALIENRQLSGNVAAGVDPCSVLQTQIHLAPGEQTEIVWCIGQGTSVEQVRDLIEKYRKIDLDQVLSEVEAHWEAITGAIQVKTPDRAMDIMLNGWLLYQTLSCRIQARCGFYQASGAYGFRDQLQDGMALTFSSPQETRQHLLRAAGRQFVEGDFQHWWLPHSGAGVRTHISDDRVWLAFATATYVQVSQDYSVLAESICFLDGPPVAPDEHDIFFQPMPCAESASLFEHCARGLDQCLSLTGTHGLPLMGSGDWNDGMNRVGEGGKGESVWLGWLLIRTIEIFAPLADASEAERVSRWREHAESVRQAIERTAWDGAWYRRATFDDGTWLGSHSNDECVIDSIVQSWAVLSGAAIPERAALAMASMEDYLIRRKEGLALLFTPPFDHTMHDPGYIKGYPPGLRENGGQYTHAALWAVLAFAQLGEGNKAAELFALLNPINHASTPEQVSRYRVEPYVIAADVYSVAPHTGRGGWTWYTGSAGWMYRAGIEGILGIHREGDRLIICPCIPSHWPGFEAAVTLGDAHYAIRVVNDSHRCRGIAQATLDDVTIPFEAEEGSVQVTVVSGAHQILLTL